CGACTCCGGCTTCCAGCGGGTCGTGCTCGGTGGTCATGTCGGTGCCCCACGAGCGGTAGCCCTTTTCCAGGCGCAGCGAGCTGAACGCGGCGCGGCCGGCAGCGATCACGCCGAAGGGCTGGCCTGCCTTCCACAGCGCATCCCACAGCCGCTGGCCGTTGTCTGCGCTGGTGTAGAGCTCCCAGCCCAGTTCACCGACGTAGGACAGGCGCATGGCGGTGACCGGAACTCCGCCGATGACTACCTTCTTGGCGCGGAAGTAGCGGAGGCCATCGTTGGAGAAGTCGTCGCTGCTGACGGTGCTGATGAGGTCCCGGGCGAGGGGGCCCCAGAGTCCGATGCAGCAGGTGCCGCCGGTGGTGTCGCGGACCTGGACCCAGTCGCTGGCTGTTCCGTTTTCCGTCTGGTGGCGTGCGGCCCGCTCGAAGTAGGCGGTGTCGATGTTTCCGTTGGCGCCGAGCTGGAACGTGTCTTCGCTCAGGCGGGCAACGGTGATATCGCTTCGGATTCCGCCGGCGTGGTCCAGCACGAGGGTGTAGGTGACTGCCCCCGGCTTTTTGGTCATGTCGGCGGTAGTCAGCTCCTGCAGCAGCTTCATGGCTCCGGGACCGGAGACCTCAAGGCGCTTGAGCGGGGTCATGTCGTACATGGCCACCGCGGTGCGGGTCTTCCAGGCTTCGGCGGCGGCGATGGGTGAGCTGAACATCCCGGACCAGGCGTCACGTGCCGGCGGCTGCCATTCGTCAGGCATCTCCTTGAGCAGTTCGGCGTTGGCTTCGAACCAGTAGGGGCGCTCCCATCCGCCGCCCTCCAGGAAGTAGCCGCCCAGTTGCTTGTGGCGGGCGTGGAACGGGCTGACGCGCAGGTTCCGTGGCGAGAGCTTCGGCTGCAGCGGGTGCAGGACGTCGTAGATTTCCACGAAGTTCTGCTGGGAGGTTTCGCTGACGTACTCGGGGGTCAGCTGGACCTCTTCGAAGCGGTGGATGTCGCATTCTCCAAGGTCGATCTGCGACTTGCCGGTGGTCAGGAGTTCCGCGACAGCGCGGGCGATGCCGGCCGAGTGGGTGACCCACACGGCTTCGGCGACGAAGAAGCCATCAAGCTCCTTGGACTCACCCACCAGGGCGCCGCCGTCCGGAGTGAAGGAGAAGATGCCGTTGAAGCCATCCTCGATGTCGCTCTCGCGCAGGGCCGGCAGCAGCTGCTTGGTTGCTTCCCATGCCGGGAGGAAGTCCTCCAGGGTGAAGTCGAGGCGGGAGGGCATGTTGTGTTCAGTGATGGTGCTGGGGTCGTAGGATCCGAGTTCATCAAGGTCCACGGGCATGGGACGGTGTGCGTAGGAACCGATGCCGTAGCGGTCACCGTGCTCGC
The window above is part of the Pseudarthrobacter sp. NS4 genome. Proteins encoded here:
- a CDS encoding GcvT family protein; this encodes MEPSPRIVIIGAGIVGTNLADELVAKGWNNITVLDQGPLNMPGGSTSHAPGLVFQTNPSKSMALFAKYTVEKLLSLEEDGVSCFNQVGGLEVATTETRLADLKRKLGYAAAWGIEGKILSRAECKELYPLLNEEDILGGLHVPSDGLARAARAVQLLIKRTEAAGVKYLGNTTVTGIEQSGRRVAGVQTSEGTIPADIVVSCGGFWGAKIGEMIGMSVPILPLAHQYVKTTPVPAQKGKNELPNDAALPILRHQDQDLYYREHGDRYGIGSYAHRPMPVDLDELGSYDPSTITEHNMPSRLDFTLEDFLPAWEATKQLLPALRESDIEDGFNGIFSFTPDGGALVGESKELDGFFVAEAVWVTHSAGIARAVAELLTTGKSQIDLGECDIHRFEEVQLTPEYVSETSQQNFVEIYDVLHPLQPKLSPRNLRVSPFHARHKQLGGYFLEGGGWERPYWFEANAELLKEMPDEWQPPARDAWSGMFSSPIAAAEAWKTRTAVAMYDMTPLKRLEVSGPGAMKLLQELTTADMTKKPGAVTYTLVLDHAGGIRSDITVARLSEDTFQLGANGNIDTAYFERAARHQTENGTASDWVQVRDTTGGTCCIGLWGPLARDLISTVSSDDFSNDGLRYFRAKKVVIGGVPVTAMRLSYVGELGWELYTSADNGQRLWDALWKAGQPFGVIAAGRAAFSSLRLEKGYRSWGTDMTTEHDPLEAGVGFAVKMTKENFVGKAALEGRTEENSTRRLRCLTVDDGRSIVLGKEPVFYKDQAVGYVTSAAYGYTVAKPIAYAYLPSAVSVGDSVEIEYFGRRIQATVTQDPLYDPTMTRLRG